The Ramlibacter pinisoli genome segment GTCCTCCAGCTTGGCAGGGTCGAACGGCCGCTCGGACTTGAAGACGAAGCTCTTGACGTCGTCGTCGACGTGGTGGTGGTGCCCGTGGCCCTCGTGCGCGTGCGAGGGATGGTCGCAGTTCTCGCCGTGCTCATGGTCGTGGTGTGCGTGGTCGTGGTCGTCTTCTTTCAGGAAATCGGGGTCGATGTCCAGCTTGGCGTTCAGGTTGAAGCCGCGCAGGTCGAACACCTCCTCCAGTTCGACCTCGCCGAAGTGCACCGCCTTGTGCGGCGCCCGCGGGTTCATGTGCTTCAGGCGGTGGACCAGGGCCTCGGTCTCGTCCTGGGCCACCAGGTCGGTCTTGCTGATGAAGATCTGGTCGGCAAAGCCGACCTGCCGGCGCGCCTCCTGCCGGTCGTTCAGCTGCTGCGCCGCGTGCTTGGCGTCCACCAGCGTGAGGATCGAATCGAGCAGGTAGGTCTCGGCGATCTCGTCGTCCATGAAGAAGGTCTGGGCCACCGGTCCGGGATCGGCCAGGCCGGTGGTCTCGATGACCACCCGGTCGAAGTCGAGCAGGCCCTTGCGCTTCTTGGCCGCCAGCAGCTGCAGCGTCTCGCGCAGGTCCTCGCGGATGGTGCAGCAGATGCAGCCGTTGCTCATCTGGATGATCTGCTCCTTCGACTCGGTCACCAGGATGTCGGAGTCGATGTTCTCCTCGCCGAACTCGTTCTCGATGACGGCGATCTTCTGCCCGTGGGCCTCGCTCAGGACGCGCTTGAGCAGGGTGGTCTTGCCCGAGCCGAGGAAGCCGGTGAGGATGGTGGCGGGGATGAGGCTCATGGGAGGGGGCCTTGAACGGAAGGGACGGGAGTGTAGCGGGGTTGGGTTGCCCCTGACGCGAGCGCGCGACAGCTACCTGCGGATGACCGCCAGGCCTTTCAGGTACTCGCCTTCCGGAAACACCAGGGTCATCGGGTGGTCGGGGGCGCCGGCCAGCCGGGCCGTGACGAACCCGTCCACCCCGGCGTCGATGGCGGCCGAGGCCACGATCTTGTGGAACAGGTCGGCCGTGATGCCGCCCGAGCACGAGAAGGTGAACAGCAGGCCGCCGGGCTCCAGCAGCTTGAGCGCCAGCCGGTTGATGTCCTTGTAGGCGCGCGCCGCCCGTTCGGCATGGGCCGCGGTCGGTGCCAGCTTGGGCGGATCCAGCACGATGGCATCGAAGGTGCGCCCCTCCTCCAGGAAGCGGCGCAGGCTGGCATTGACGTCGGCATCGAGGAACTCGGCCGCGCCGGGATCGAAGCCGTTCAGCGCGACGTGCGCCCGGGCCCGCTGCAGGGCCGGGCCCGACGAGTCGATCGACGTGACGTGGG includes the following:
- a CDS encoding CobW family GTP-binding protein; its protein translation is MSLIPATILTGFLGSGKTTLLKRVLSEAHGQKIAVIENEFGEENIDSDILVTESKEQIIQMSNGCICCTIREDLRETLQLLAAKKRKGLLDFDRVVIETTGLADPGPVAQTFFMDDEIAETYLLDSILTLVDAKHAAQQLNDRQEARRQVGFADQIFISKTDLVAQDETEALVHRLKHMNPRAPHKAVHFGEVELEEVFDLRGFNLNAKLDIDPDFLKEDDHDHAHHDHEHGENCDHPSHAHEGHGHHHHVDDDVKSFVFKSERPFDPAKLEDFLGAVVNIYGPRMLRYKGVLNMQGTERKVIFQGVHQLMGSDLGPAWAEGETRESKMVFIGLDLPKDIFLQGLGQCLA